TGTTCCGCATGCCCATCTTGTTCCTATAAATATTTGATTATAATACGATGCCATATCATAATGTTATGCGGTCTTAATCTCTCTTTCGAGAGGCTATCCCCCTGAACAAGGTAGGTTACATACGTGTTACGCACCCGTGCGCCACTCTCAAGAAAAGCAAGCTCTTCTATCCCGTCCGACTTGCATGTATTAGGCCTGCCGCTAGCGTTCATCCTGAGCCAGGATCAAACTCTCCATTGTAAAATGTCTCGTTTGTTCACTGACCCTATTATTAATAATAGAATCTGTATAATTATGTATCTTTATACAGTATCTAACATTTGTTTGTTATCATAACTCCTCTTACTCTTTTCCGCCTTGCAGCTTCTTTTTGTTTGAGTTGTTACTCTACATGATTTTCTATTTCTTAAAAGAACTTTCTCGCTTCATCATCCGAATCCGCTATATAATCTTTACAAGTTGCCTTGTCTGATTTGTCATTTTCATTACCGGAATCGCTCCGGCTTTTTAACTTCTTTTGCTCCTCAAAGCAACCCTCCGTTTGGGTCTGCAAAGGTAGTATTCCTTTTTACTTTTCCAAAACTTATTTTTTCTTTTTTTTGGAGACCCGAAACCGATCATTTTCACTTGATCTTCCTCTTCGATTGCGGGTTGCAAAGGTGCGAATTTTAATTTGATTTAACAAGTGATAATTTCACTCTTTTTGATCTTTTTTATATTCGCTAACTCTTCAAAAAACAACGCCCTTTTTCTGGAGCGGCCACAAATGTACACAGAAAACCACTTACCAACCAAGAGAAATTTTCAAATAATTAAAACAATTCTACAAGTAACTGTAAACTAACGTTAAATAAACCCCAACAGCACCCGAATATCTTATAAACAATAGCATATACCTAATTTGTATATTTACAAAGTATATGAATGAGCAACAGTTCCCCGATAATTTCCTGCAAACCTTAAGCGCAGAAAATGGATTTGACGAAGAAAATTTTATCCAGGCACATCAAATTACTGATGCACCTACCTCTATAAGGGTTAATCCTTTTAAGCGTCCATCCTTAAAAACAGATGAACAAGTAGCCTGGTGTAGCGATGGATTTTATTTAAACACCCGCCCATCCTTCACATTCGACCCACTTTTTCATGCCGGGTGCTATTATGTACAGGAGGCATCGTCGATGTTTATTGACCATATATTAAAACATATTCGCCCTAATATAGATGACACCATAAAAGTACTTGACCTTTGCGCTGCCCCGGGTGGCAAAAGCACACTCCTTAACTCGGCCATTAATGCCGACGATTTGTTGGTTGCCAACGAAATTATTAAAACACGCGTACCTGTATTAACAGATAACCTTAGCCGTTGGGGCCAGGCAAACGTAATTGTGAGCAATAATGATCCGAAAGACATTGGCCGGCTAAAAAGCTTTTTCGATATTATCCTGGTTGATGCACCATGTTCGGGCTCGGGCATGTTTCGTAAGGATCCGCAGGCAATGAACGAGTGGTCGGAGGCCAATGTGGAATTGTGTCACCAGCGGCAGGAACGAATCCTGGCCGATATGCTCCCAGCCTTAAAAGAAGACGGATACCTTATATATAGTACCTGCTCCTACTCGCACCAGGAAAACGAAGATATACTGGATTGGCTTTGCCTTGAATTTGATTTGGAAAGCATACGTATACCTATATATAAGGAGTGGGGTATTGTAGAAACGCAATCGCCCAATAAAAAGGCCTGGGGATATCGCTTTTATCCGGGCAAGGTTAAGGGTGAGGGCTTATTTGCATCGTGCCTTAAAAAGAGAACCAACACCGGCGAACTGGGCACCTTTAAAAACAACATGCATCAAAAAATAAGCAGTAAAGAAATTGACCAGGTGAAGGCATACGTTAACAACCCGGACGACTACTATTATTTTAAAGTGAACGAAGATTGGCTGGCGATTAACCGCGCGCATAAAGAAAGTTTGAATATTTTGCAACGGCACCTATACCTTAAAAAATCGGGTGTGAGGGTTGGTAAGTTAATGGGAAAAGATTTAATACCCGACCATGAGCTGGCTTTAAGTACTATTATTAATAAGAACGCGGTTTTGCAAACGGAACTTACCTACGACCAGGCTATTCAATACCTTCGCCGAGACAACATCGATCTAAACCCCATCGAAAAGGGCTGGAGCCTGATGAACTACAAGGGACAAGCATTAGGATGGGCTAAGCTACTCCCAAATAGGATTAATAATTATTACCCCAAAGAGATCAGGATATTTTCGAGCCCAAGCCCCCCAGCCCCCTGAAGGGGGAGTTTTTTATTGGCATAGCTGTACTTTTGTAATTTTTTGTTCCCCCTTCAGGGGGTTAGGGGCTTTTAATACTGCCCTATTGATAACAGCACCAGTGTACATGCATACTCTGTTTCAATTCCTTTTTCGTTGGCCATGCACCTGAGTTCAGAATTTTCGGTACCAGGGTTAAAGATGATTCGCTTGGGGTGTGTTTTTAATATATAGTCATATAACGGCGGTTGATTTTGCGGACCAACATATAAAGTAACCGTATCAATATCATTATGAATGGTTTCGGGCTTCTCGATAGGTACACCGGCAACCTCGCCTGTTTTTATGCCCACATTAACTATAGTATGGCCGCGACCAACCAGCCTGTTGGCTGCAAGATTTGCGTACCTGCCGGTGTCGGGCGTTGCTCCTAATATAAGTGTCTTTTTATCAGCCATTGATTATCCTGTTTAATAAAGCAATTTGGCCGGAGTGGTAAATATGATGCTGAATAAGTCCGTTAATCAATTCTTCATAGCTCACACCTGTTCCCATCTCGCGGTTCCGTTCGTCTTTTATCGGCTCATCCCATTGTTCCTGCGGGAAGTTCTGGATAACGCCAATCAAATTTACGTTCACCAGCTTTAAATCATCAACATAGTTTTGCCATTTTTGTTCGTCAGGCGCACCGGTTTCGGGCCAGTCGCCACTGGTGGGTATGCCAGCCGTAAGCCCATTCATCCTATCCATTACTTCTTCTGTCCAGGCTATCATGTGTAAAACAATTTCGGCTATGTTATGGACAGATCCAGGCGGCTTTTCGTAGGCGGTCTCGAAGCCGATGCTTTCTACTATATCATAAACAGGCGAACCATACCAGGCATCGCCAGATAGTATCTTTTGTAATTCGGCACTCAGTTTTTCAGAAATTGTCATACTAATATTTTTAAAGCGGCCAGCGCGCAGTTAACACCATCAATAGCAGCAGAAATAATGCCACCCGCATAACCG
The genomic region above belongs to Mucilaginibacter sp. KACC 22773 and contains:
- a CDS encoding methyltransferase RsmF C-terminal domain-like protein, with amino-acid sequence MNEQQFPDNFLQTLSAENGFDEENFIQAHQITDAPTSIRVNPFKRPSLKTDEQVAWCSDGFYLNTRPSFTFDPLFHAGCYYVQEASSMFIDHILKHIRPNIDDTIKVLDLCAAPGGKSTLLNSAINADDLLVANEIIKTRVPVLTDNLSRWGQANVIVSNNDPKDIGRLKSFFDIILVDAPCSGSGMFRKDPQAMNEWSEANVELCHQRQERILADMLPALKEDGYLIYSTCSYSHQENEDILDWLCLEFDLESIRIPIYKEWGIVETQSPNKKAWGYRFYPGKVKGEGLFASCLKKRTNTGELGTFKNNMHQKISSKEIDQVKAYVNNPDDYYYFKVNEDWLAINRAHKESLNILQRHLYLKKSGVRVGKLMGKDLIPDHELALSTIINKNAVLQTELTYDQAIQYLRRDNIDLNPIEKGWSLMNYKGQALGWAKLLPNRINNYYPKEIRIFSSPSPPAP
- a CDS encoding CoA-binding protein, with amino-acid sequence MADKKTLILGATPDTGRYANLAANRLVGRGHTIVNVGIKTGEVAGVPIEKPETIHNDIDTVTLYVGPQNQPPLYDYILKTHPKRIIFNPGTENSELRCMANEKGIETEYACTLVLLSIGQY
- a CDS encoding DinB family protein; protein product: MTISEKLSAELQKILSGDAWYGSPVYDIVESIGFETAYEKPPGSVHNIAEIVLHMIAWTEEVMDRMNGLTAGIPTSGDWPETGAPDEQKWQNYVDDLKLVNVNLIGVIQNFPQEQWDEPIKDERNREMGTGVSYEELINGLIQHHIYHSGQIALLNRIING